TGAATTCCAATATCCATTTTTTTTCCTTAAAAAAATGGCTGAGGTTAAAATAAAAATTGGGACAGAAAAACGAGCTAAATTTGACAAAAGTAATGTATTCTGAATGGTAAATGAATCTGCAGGATGAAAGAATTGGAAGTAGGAATGAATATGGATCATCACAATTCCCGTCATGGCAAACCCTCGTAAAATATCGAAGCGAGTCTCACGTTTTTCTTTTGAATGATTCGGAGCTGGCCAATCCAATGGAATTTTGAAACAGTAAAATGTTATCACCACCATTCCAGCTAGTATGATCCCTAATAGTTCCCATTCCATATTCAAAACGTCCTTTTAGAGCATTTTCATTTTATATTTCAGGGAGAAAAGGAAAATGAATTCAGATTTTAGGCAAAATAGCCAAAAATAGATATAGGAGTCACTATTCTATGAGCAAACTCAACATTCCACCCAATCAAAGGATTTTTAAAGAAGGTGAGTTGAATAATGCTATGTACATCATTTTACAAGGAAACGTTGAAATTTTTTTCACCGTGAACAATAGCCAAACGCGTTTGGCACTCATGAAACCGGGAGACTTCTTTGGCGAAATGGCTCTTTTTAGTTCTAATCCAAGAAGCGCCACAGCAAGAACCATTACGAACTGTGAGTTGGCTGTGATTGAAAGTAAACAACAGCTAGAGAATTTTTTAGTCAAAAATCCAAAATTTGCAGCAAAAATGGTTTCGATTATGGCAGATCGATTGGCAAAAACAAATGAATTATTGATTACTAGTATGGAAAAATCAGTAGCGAAGAAAATCGAATTTAGTACGGAGTTAGGGAAAGATTTAAAAGCAGATTTATGAAATAAATAAACTAACCATAAATAGAAGGTAAGTTTTTTTTGGTCAAAGTAATTTCTAGTATAGGAGCATAACTCAGTAAATTTTTTAAGTTCACTATATGACCCTCTGCCAATAAAAATTCTTTTAAAATCTCTAAGGTTTCATCTGGAGGAAGACTAGAGATATTCGGGTATTCTGGATGGCCAACCAAATTGAGTTCAAAGGCTAAATTTGGATCTTCTAAGTCTTTTTCTTCTAAAGTGAGTAATTGTTTCCAATCCATAATTAAATAAAGAGATTTTGGTATTCTTCTCTATGTTCCTCAAAGTTAATTTTAAAGCGGTCTTGCATTTCCCGAAATTCTTTTTCTGATTTGATATCAAAATATTCGAGGACTTCTGGCTCGACTGTGAAGTAGTTTCCTTTCCCTTTTCCGATATTCGCTAGGATATCAGCGAGATATATGATTTGACATAGGATATTGTTTCTAGATTTACATTGCCATGGTTTATGATGGAAACGGATCACATCTAATATTTCTTCTGGGAAATGCCATTTTTCTGAAATTAAAAAACCAATTTCGGAGTGAGTTGTTCCTACTGTATATTCCTCAACCCATTCTGAGATTTCAGTATTATCATCACTTCTAAGAACTCGAATTTGATTGACCTGACTTAAATCCAGTGAGAGTAAAACCATTCTGCCTAAATCATGTAGTAGAGCGGCGACAGTGGCTGTTTCCAATAGTTGAATGTGTTTACGTTTTTCTTCCAAAAGAAATTTTACATACATGGAAGTTTTGAAAGAATGTGTCCATACCAACACTTGTTTCGCATAACGAGAGTTAAGTATTTTTTTGGCTCCTAATGCAAGAAAGATAGATTCAAGGTTTTTTAGACCAATCCGTTTTACGCCCTCGATTACAGTCACAATTGACTTATGGATTCCAAATAGTGGAGAATTTGCAATTTTGATGATTTCCGCAGCTATGGCAGGATCTTTTTCTGCTTCCATCGCAATTTCTTGGAAAGTAACATCTTTCTTTTTTGCGATCAGAATCAGCTTATTGATTTGAGCGGGTAGGGGAGGGAGAGAATTCACTTCTCGGATCAGAAGTTCCTTGATACGAGTTTGGCTTTCCTTTGGGATCAATTGTTTTGGAATTCGGATGATTACTTCTGTAAAATCATCCCCAGTCACCAATTCGAAAAACTGGTTTGGAATCCCTGAATTACGAAGAAGGATGTGGATCAAAACGATCCCAAGTCCAGAACTTTCTTCATTATCAACAGATTCCCGATATGCATCGTTGATGTTTTTGTACTTAACGGAAGCTTGAACTCTCCTTAGAATTCGATTCTTTTCTTCTGGAAGTATTTTAGCATTGTTTCGAACGCGAAACTCAATAAAATCTTCCTTAAACATTGTACTGAGTTTGATAAAAAAATTCGATTTTTCTAAAGATAAAAAAACTCGCTTACGATTGTGCCCAAATTCGTCCTTATACAAAGAGATACCACGAGCATAATCCTTCTCATTCCATAAGTCTAACCCTTGTTCTGAGAAAAATACTCGTTTCCCATTTGCCTTACATCCATTGACCAAAAGTTCACTCAGAATCGTGAATAGGATTTCATGGAGGAATTCTAATGAAATACTCCTTACCACTCGACCAATCCAAACATCCAATTCCGGACAATCGCTTTCCGAAAAATGGACATATTCTTTGGTGATCAATTTCCCAGAAAGGAAGTCCTCCTGGAATGTCATGAGTGGGGGAATCGACATGATAAAACTGTTTTGAACCTTGTTTCTCTTTTTGAAAACCGAAAATTTTATTTTGAAATTTACTTAAAAAAACCGATAATAGTAACTATGGAACTCTCGAAAAAAAGTCTTCTCTTCATCCTAATGTTCAGTTTAGCAGTTTTTTCAATTTCTGCACAGGACACCAAACCACAATCGACCTCGACTGACGTGACCCAAGAAAATCACGATGCCAAAGAAGGCCAAGACAAAGAGTTATTCGAGTACTACTATAAAACACGTCCCGAAAATTTACCACCTAATAAAGCAAAACTTGAGTATAACTTGATTAAGACGCTCAAAAAAGAAATTATGAGTCGTGATTATTCTAAAGAATCTGCGGAATCAATCAAAAAGATAGATGCAACTAACATTCAATACGAAAGGGTATATCGGGATAGTAAATGGTTGCGCGGCTTTATGACGCAAAACACACATCTGAATTATATGGAGTTTATGTATGTGGTAAAATACGATAAGTATATGTGTTTCGTTACTTTTGATGTGAATCCAGAGAATTATTTGCAACAATCGCGTCAGTCTCATTTGGTTTTTTCTGGGAAGGATAAGTTCGAAATAACCATCCCGAAACCCTAATGGTTAAAAGAACAGACGTTAAAGCAAAGAAGTAATAAAAGCTATAT
This Leptospira biflexa serovar Patoc strain 'Patoc 1 (Paris)' DNA region includes the following protein-coding sequences:
- a CDS encoding HDOD domain-containing protein; translation: MSIPPLMTFQEDFLSGKLITKEYVHFSESDCPELDVWIGRVVRSISLEFLHEILFTILSELLVNGCKANGKRVFFSEQGLDLWNEKDYARGISLYKDEFGHNRKRVFLSLEKSNFFIKLSTMFKEDFIEFRVRNNAKILPEEKNRILRRVQASVKYKNINDAYRESVDNEESSGLGIVLIHILLRNSGIPNQFFELVTGDDFTEVIIRIPKQLIPKESQTRIKELLIREVNSLPPLPAQINKLILIAKKKDVTFQEIAMEAEKDPAIAAEIIKIANSPLFGIHKSIVTVIEGVKRIGLKNLESIFLALGAKKILNSRYAKQVLVWTHSFKTSMYVKFLLEEKRKHIQLLETATVAALLHDLGRMVLLSLDLSQVNQIRVLRSDDNTEISEWVEEYTVGTTHSEIGFLISEKWHFPEEILDVIRFHHKPWQCKSRNNILCQIIYLADILANIGKGKGNYFTVEPEVLEYFDIKSEKEFREMQDRFKINFEEHREEYQNLFI
- a CDS encoding Crp/Fnr family transcriptional regulator, producing MSKLNIPPNQRIFKEGELNNAMYIILQGNVEIFFTVNNSQTRLALMKPGDFFGEMALFSSNPRSATARTITNCELAVIESKQQLENFLVKNPKFAAKMVSIMADRLAKTNELLITSMEKSVAKKIEFSTELGKDLKADL